Proteins found in one Actinomycetota bacterium genomic segment:
- the nifV gene encoding homocitrate synthase: MLTSDFSKVEVKIDDTTLRDGEQTAGVVFSNHEKIRIAKLLDEIGVDQIEVGIPAMGGDEKESIKKIVDLGLKASILAWNRTVIDDIKHSVDCGVKAVAVSISASDIHMEHKLKKDRAWVLESIKTSVDFAKSHDLYVSVNAEDASRADRGFLIEFAKVAKSHGADRLRYCDTLGVMEPFSTYNDIKALKDAVDIDIEMHTHNDFGMATANALAGVLAGAIWINTTINGLGERAGNAALEEVVMALKCIGGLDLGFETEKFRALSEYVANASARTIPAWKSIVGTNVFAHESGIHADGVLKHPQTYEAFSPEEVGLFRQIVIGKHSGTHAVSAKFHEYGIELNDQEAKDILAKVRRASVELKRALFDKELMYIYQDYKKEKGRA; this comes from the coding sequence GTGTTAACGAGCGATTTTTCAAAGGTCGAAGTCAAAATAGACGATACGACCCTTCGCGACGGAGAGCAGACGGCTGGTGTCGTCTTCTCCAACCACGAGAAGATAAGGATCGCCAAACTATTGGATGAGATAGGCGTCGATCAGATAGAGGTCGGCATCCCGGCCATGGGCGGCGACGAGAAGGAGTCGATCAAGAAGATAGTCGATCTTGGGCTCAAAGCCAGCATCTTGGCTTGGAACAGAACCGTCATCGATGACATTAAGCATTCTGTAGATTGCGGGGTAAAGGCGGTCGCCGTCTCCATTTCTGCTTCCGATATCCACATGGAACACAAGCTCAAGAAGGACAGGGCCTGGGTTTTGGAGAGCATAAAGACTTCGGTTGACTTTGCCAAGAGCCATGATCTCTACGTCTCGGTCAATGCCGAAGACGCCTCAAGGGCCGATCGCGGTTTTTTGATTGAATTTGCCAAGGTTGCCAAGAGCCACGGAGCAGACCGTTTGCGTTACTGTGATACCCTGGGGGTTATGGAGCCCTTCAGCACATACAACGACATCAAGGCCCTAAAGGATGCTGTAGATATCGACATTGAGATGCACACCCATAACGACTTCGGCATGGCTACCGCCAACGCCTTGGCAGGCGTTCTAGCCGGAGCGATCTGGATAAACACCACCATAAATGGCCTCGGTGAGCGGGCGGGAAATGCTGCGCTTGAAGAGGTGGTCATGGCTCTAAAGTGCATCGGCGGCCTTGATCTCGGCTTTGAGACCGAGAAGTTTCGGGCGCTTTCCGAGTATGTGGCCAACGCTTCGGCTAGGACGATTCCGGCCTGGAAGTCGATCGTCGGCACCAACGTCTTTGCCCACGAGTCGGGCATCCATGCCGACGGCGTTTTGAAGCACCCCCAGACCTATGAGGCCTTCTCCCCCGAGGAGGTCGGCCTCTTTCGTCAGATAGTCATTGGCAAACATTCGGGAACCCACGCGGTTTCGGCCAAATTTCATGAATACGGCATAGAGCTAAATGATCAGGAGGCCAAAGATATTTTGGCCAAAGTGAGGCGGGCTTCCGTGGAACTCAAAAGAGCTCTCTTCGACAAAGAGCTCATGTATATCTACCAGGATTACAAGAAGGAAAAAGGGAGAGCATGA